AATGCAGGTAGGCAGGCACCGAGGCGGGACGCGCCTGATCAAGCCCGGCTCCCCTGCAGAACCCGGCTGTTGAGGTCGCGATGATGTGGCGGGTGACCCCGAACTGTGACGTGAGGGAGGGGAGAAGTGACCTGAACCGGCACTCCTCCCCTCCCTCATGCGTCGTGTGCCGTGGTCAGAGTTCGGGTTTGCTGCGGCGGACGTTGTAGCTCTGGCTGGCGGCGCGTTTGCGGGCCAGGAGCTCGTCGGTGGCGAAGTCCTGGTCGAGGCTGAGGAGTTCGTCCACGTCGCTCTGCAACCCGTGCAGGTGCAGGGCGCTCAGGCGCTGGCTCTCGCGGGTCAGGGTGGTGCGGGACTGCTGGATGTTTCCGGCGGCGGCGTACGCGACGGCCTGCTCGCGGACGCGGGCGGCGCGCAGGCGTTCGGCGGCCAGGGCCACGCGGGGGTCGTCGGGCAGCGCGGCGTACGAATCGGCGTCCAAGACCGGGAGGGTCAGTTGCGCGCGGAGGGTCTGCCGGAGGCTCTGCCGGTCGTTCCAGGCGAGGCGTACGCGGGTCACGCCGGTGGCGGGCGCGGCGCTCTGCGCGGGCACGTGCAGCGTCAGGACGAGATCGAGCGGCTGTCCGGCCTTCAGGTTCGGGAGTTGCCAGCGGCCGTACGAATTGCGGGGCAGGTCGTTCAGTACGTCGCAGCGCAGGCTGCCGAGCGCCGGGTTGGGTTCGATGCCCAGGCTGACGGTCTGCCCGGTGGTGCGGGTCAGGCCCTGCAACTCGGCGCTGAAGAACGCGGGGAGGCCTTCCTCGTTCTCGATGTGTTCGTAGTTGCCGTCCCCGGCGTCGGCCATGGCCTGCAGCAGCGTCTCGTCGTAGTGGCGGCCCAGGCCGACGGTGCTGGTGCTGACGCCGCGCGCGGTGAGGCCCCGGACGTGCTGCGCGATCACGTCGGTGCGGGTCTCGCCGGCGTTGGCCTGCCCGTCGCTGAGGATCAGGACGCGGTTGAGGGCCTGCGGGTCGAGGTGCTGCGCGGTCAGCATGGCGCCTTCGAGCCAGCCGCCGTACAGGTTGGTGCTGCCCCGGTCCGTGACGCCTTCCACGGCGCGGCACAGGGTTTCGGGGTCCGTGACGTGCTGCGGGGCGATGACGGTGTCGATGGAGTCGTCGAACGCGACGACGCTGACGCGGTCGTGGGGTTGCATCAGGCGGATGGCGGTCTGCGTGGCGCGGCGGGCCATCTCGATGGGCTGGCCGCTCATGGAGCCGCTGCGGTCGATGATGAACGACAGGTTCAGCGGGGGCCGCGTGCCGTTGCCGCTGGGGGCGGGGGCCGGGTGGACGCGCAGCAGGACGGTCAGTTCGCTGTCCTGTCCGGCGGGCAGGGCGGCGCGCAGGGGCAGGAGTTCGAGGGTGGGCATCTGGGGGAGGTGGGTCATGGCGGGCTCCTGTGGGTGCAGAGGGGGATCCACCGGCCGGTCAGGGTCGGGTGGCGTGTGGTGCGGGCCGGGCTGGGTGGAACTGAAACAAGTCTGACACTGACAACAGTAATTGTCAACAGTCTAGGTTGTGTTCATTCTCTCGCCTGCACCTACCCGCAGTGTCACCCGCCTACGCGTCATCCCCTGACGCGCCCCGCTGCCGCCGCTGCACGTCACTCAGTGACTCGCGCACCTCACCCAGCAACTCGTCCCAGTCCGCCTCGTCACGCGGCCAGCGGAACCGCTCTCCCACCAGCACCTCCAGCCCACTGCGCACCAGCACCTGCGACCGCACCTGCACCGACCGCGCCGCCCGCCGCTCCGGCACCGCCCGCGCCGTCAGTTCCGGCGGCCGTATGTTCAGGCTCTCGGTCACCCCAGTGCCCCGCAACCTCATGAGGTACTCCATCGCCGCCCCGCCCTGAACAGAACGGCGTGCCTGACTTCCCACCACCACGGCCTCGTGCTGGCCCGCCTCCGCGCCCCACTGCGCCAGCCGCTCCAGATCCGCCTCCGACCGGCCCGACAGCGCCGCGAACAGCGCCTTCCCGCTCAGACCGTCCGCCATCAGGCGCCGCAACGCCAGCAGGTGCAGCAGGTGCAGGCGGTCATACCGCGCCTCACGGCCCTCCCGGCGCGGCGCCGGAAGTAACCCCGACGTGGTGTAATGCCGCACCAGCCGCGCATTCACCTCATCCTTCGGCCGCCCCGCGCGGTCCTCGGGCAGCAGGCGCGACAACCACACGTTCGCCTCCGCGACGAACTCGTCGATTCCGCCCACCCAGTCCTGCGCGATTCCCAGCATCCAC
The Deinococcus seoulensis genome window above contains:
- a CDS encoding MerR family transcriptional regulator, translated to MLGIAQDWVGGIDEFVAEANVWLSRLLPEDRAGRPKDEVNARLVRHYTTSGLLPAPRREGREARYDRLHLLHLLALRRLMADGLSGKALFAALSGRSEADLERLAQWGAEAGQHEAVVVGSQARRSVQGGAAMEYLMRLRGTGVTESLNIRPPELTARAVPERRAARSVQVRSQVLVRSGLEVLVGERFRWPRDEADWDELLGEVRESLSDVQRRQRGASGDDA
- a CDS encoding vWA domain-containing protein, yielding MTHLPQMPTLELLPLRAALPAGQDSELTVLLRVHPAPAPSGNGTRPPLNLSFIIDRSGSMSGQPIEMARRATQTAIRLMQPHDRVSVVAFDDSIDTVIAPQHVTDPETLCRAVEGVTDRGSTNLYGGWLEGAMLTAQHLDPQALNRVLILSDGQANAGETRTDVIAQHVRGLTARGVSTSTVGLGRHYDETLLQAMADAGDGNYEHIENEEGLPAFFSAELQGLTRTTGQTVSLGIEPNPALGSLRCDVLNDLPRNSYGRWQLPNLKAGQPLDLVLTLHVPAQSAAPATGVTRVRLAWNDRQSLRQTLRAQLTLPVLDADSYAALPDDPRVALAAERLRAARVREQAVAYAAAGNIQQSRTTLTRESQRLSALHLHGLQSDVDELLSLDQDFATDELLARKRAASQSYNVRRSKPEL